The Phyllopteryx taeniolatus isolate TA_2022b chromosome 7, UOR_Ptae_1.2, whole genome shotgun sequence genome has a segment encoding these proteins:
- the LOC133481433 gene encoding AP-1 complex subunit sigma-2-like isoform X1 gives MQFMLLFSRQGKLRLQKWYVPLSDKEKKKITRELVQTILARKAKMCSFLEWRDLKIVYKRYASLYFCCAIEEQDNELITLEIIHRYVELLDKYFGSVCELDIIFNFEKAYFILDEFLLGGEAQETSKKNVLKAIEQGDLLQENIDSQTRMFAGMTVPNVSSETSGLFQNLTR, from the exons atGCAGTTTATGCTTCTGTTCAGCAGGCAGGGCAAGCTGCGGCTGCAGAAGTGGTACGTGCCCCTGTCGgacaaggagaagaagaagatcacCAGGGAGCTGGTGCAGACCATCCTGGCCCGCAAGGCCAAAATGTGCAGCTTCCTGGAGTGGAGAGACCTCAAGATTGTCTACAAGAG GTACGCCAGCTTGTACTTCTGCTGCGCCATCGAGGAGCAGGACAACGAGCTGATCACGCTGGAGATCATCCACAGATACGTGGAGCTGCTGGACAAATACTTCGGCAGC GTGTGCGAGCTGGACATCATCTTCAACTTTGAGAAGGCCTACTTCATCCTGGACGAGTTCCTGCTGGGCGGCGAAGCCCAGGAGACGTCCAAGAAGAACGTGCTGAAGGCCATCGAGCAGGGCGACCTGCTGCAGGAG AACATAGACTCTCAGACGCGCATGTTTGCAG GTATGACGGTCCCGAATGTGAGCTCAGAGACTTCTGGACTGTTCCAGAACTTGACACGTTGA
- the LOC133481433 gene encoding AP-1 complex subunit sigma-2-like isoform X3, whose amino-acid sequence MQFMLLFSRQGKLRLQKWYVPLSDKEKKKITRELVQTILARKAKMCSFLEWRDLKIVYKRYASLYFCCAIEEQDNELITLEIIHRYVELLDKYFGSVCELDIIFNFEKAYFILDEFLLGGEAQETSKKNVLKAIEQGDLLQEKQSDDWGALPSDELL is encoded by the exons atGCAGTTTATGCTTCTGTTCAGCAGGCAGGGCAAGCTGCGGCTGCAGAAGTGGTACGTGCCCCTGTCGgacaaggagaagaagaagatcacCAGGGAGCTGGTGCAGACCATCCTGGCCCGCAAGGCCAAAATGTGCAGCTTCCTGGAGTGGAGAGACCTCAAGATTGTCTACAAGAG GTACGCCAGCTTGTACTTCTGCTGCGCCATCGAGGAGCAGGACAACGAGCTGATCACGCTGGAGATCATCCACAGATACGTGGAGCTGCTGGACAAATACTTCGGCAGC GTGTGCGAGCTGGACATCATCTTCAACTTTGAGAAGGCCTACTTCATCCTGGACGAGTTCCTGCTGGGCGGCGAAGCCCAGGAGACGTCCAAGAAGAACGTGCTGAAGGCCATCGAGCAGGGCGACCTGCTGCAGGAG AAGCAGAGCGACGACTGGGGCGCTTTGCCCAGTGACGAGCTGTTGTAA
- the LOC133481433 gene encoding AP-1 complex subunit sigma-2-like isoform X4, protein MQFMLLFSRQGKLRLQKWYVPLSDKEKKKITRELVQTILARKAKMCSFLEWRDLKIVYKRYASLYFCCAIEEQDNELITLEIIHRYVELLDKYFGSVCELDIIFNFEKAYFILDEFLLGGEAQETSKKNVLKAIEQGDLLQENIDSQTRMFAAPS, encoded by the exons atGCAGTTTATGCTTCTGTTCAGCAGGCAGGGCAAGCTGCGGCTGCAGAAGTGGTACGTGCCCCTGTCGgacaaggagaagaagaagatcacCAGGGAGCTGGTGCAGACCATCCTGGCCCGCAAGGCCAAAATGTGCAGCTTCCTGGAGTGGAGAGACCTCAAGATTGTCTACAAGAG GTACGCCAGCTTGTACTTCTGCTGCGCCATCGAGGAGCAGGACAACGAGCTGATCACGCTGGAGATCATCCACAGATACGTGGAGCTGCTGGACAAATACTTCGGCAGC GTGTGCGAGCTGGACATCATCTTCAACTTTGAGAAGGCCTACTTCATCCTGGACGAGTTCCTGCTGGGCGGCGAAGCCCAGGAGACGTCCAAGAAGAACGTGCTGAAGGCCATCGAGCAGGGCGACCTGCTGCAGGAG AACATAGACTCTCAGACGCGCATGTTTGCAG
- the LOC133481433 gene encoding AP-1 complex subunit sigma-2-like isoform X2 yields the protein MQFMLLFSRQGKLRLQKWYVPLSDKEKKKITRELVQTILARKAKMCSFLEWRDLKIVYKRYASLYFCCAIEEQDNELITLEIIHRYVELLDKYFGSVCELDIIFNFEKAYFILDEFLLGGEAQETSKKNVLKAIEQGDLLQEDGEVQCSVLEEIGLT from the exons atGCAGTTTATGCTTCTGTTCAGCAGGCAGGGCAAGCTGCGGCTGCAGAAGTGGTACGTGCCCCTGTCGgacaaggagaagaagaagatcacCAGGGAGCTGGTGCAGACCATCCTGGCCCGCAAGGCCAAAATGTGCAGCTTCCTGGAGTGGAGAGACCTCAAGATTGTCTACAAGAG GTACGCCAGCTTGTACTTCTGCTGCGCCATCGAGGAGCAGGACAACGAGCTGATCACGCTGGAGATCATCCACAGATACGTGGAGCTGCTGGACAAATACTTCGGCAGC GTGTGCGAGCTGGACATCATCTTCAACTTTGAGAAGGCCTACTTCATCCTGGACGAGTTCCTGCTGGGCGGCGAAGCCCAGGAGACGTCCAAGAAGAACGTGCTGAAGGCCATCGAGCAGGGCGACCTGCTGCAGGAG
- the LOC133481433 gene encoding AP-1 complex subunit sigma-2-like isoform X5 codes for MQFMLLFSRQGKLRLQKWYVPLSDKEKKKITRELVQTILARKAKMCSFLEWRDLKIVYKRYASLYFCCAIEEQDNELITLEIIHRYVELLDKYFGSVCELDIIFNFEKAYFILDEFLLGGEAQETSKKNVLKAIEQGDLLQEPRHEYFNVPVY; via the exons atGCAGTTTATGCTTCTGTTCAGCAGGCAGGGCAAGCTGCGGCTGCAGAAGTGGTACGTGCCCCTGTCGgacaaggagaagaagaagatcacCAGGGAGCTGGTGCAGACCATCCTGGCCCGCAAGGCCAAAATGTGCAGCTTCCTGGAGTGGAGAGACCTCAAGATTGTCTACAAGAG GTACGCCAGCTTGTACTTCTGCTGCGCCATCGAGGAGCAGGACAACGAGCTGATCACGCTGGAGATCATCCACAGATACGTGGAGCTGCTGGACAAATACTTCGGCAGC GTGTGCGAGCTGGACATCATCTTCAACTTTGAGAAGGCCTACTTCATCCTGGACGAGTTCCTGCTGGGCGGCGAAGCCCAGGAGACGTCCAAGAAGAACGTGCTGAAGGCCATCGAGCAGGGCGACCTGCTGCAGGAG
- the LOC133481432 gene encoding retinoschisin-like isoform X2, whose translation MEAGVRWAALLFLLILSQALTAVHSQEEEEIPQVDEELQEEDQQIAETWTARNVQACTCDCEAVAPGSLPDTVAASPAPEPPRGSPPTCMPECPYHRALGFESGSVTSDQISCSHRDQYSSWYSSWVPNKARLNNQGFGCAWLSKYNDLHQWLQIDLREVGVVSGILTQGRCDSDEWITKYSVQYRTVEALNWVYYKDQTGNNRVFYGNSDRSSTVQNLLRPPIVARYIRLLPLGWHTRIAVRMELLMCMSKCV comes from the exons ATGGAGGCCGGCGTTCGTTGGGCCGCGCTCcttttcctcctcatcctctcgCAGG CGCTGACTGCTGTTCACTCtcaggag GAAGAGGAGATCCCGCAGGTAGACGAGGAGCTGCAGGAGGAGGATCAGCAGATCGCGGAGACGTGGACCGCCAGGAACGTGCAAGCGTGCACGTGCGACTGTGAGGCCGTCGCGCCCGGCAGTCTCCCCGACACCGTCGCCGCCTCGCCGGCGCCAGAGCCGCCTCGAGGCAGCCCGCCGACTTGCATGCCAG AGTGTCCGTACCACAGAGCTCTGGGCTTCGAGTCCGGCTCGGTGACGTCGGACCAGATCAGCTGCTCCCACCGGGACCAGTACAGCAGCTGGTACTCGTCTTGGGTGCCCAACAAGGCTCGGCTCAACAACCAGGGCTTCGG GTGCGCGTGGCTGTCCAAGTACAACGACCTGCACCAGTGGCTGCAGATCGACCTGCGGGAAGTGGGCGTGGTCTCGGGCATCCTGACGCAGGGCCGCTGCGACTCGGACGAGTGGATCACCAAGTACAGCGTCCAGTACCGCACGGTGGAAGCGCTCAACTGGGTCTACTACAAAGACCAGACGGGAAACAACAGA GTGTTCTACGGGAATTCGGACCGCTCGTCCACGGTGCAGAACCTTCTGCGCCCGCCCATCGTGGCGCGCTACATCCGCCTGCTGCCGCTGGGTTGGCACACCCGCATCGCCGTCCGCATGGAGCTGCTCATGTGCATGAGCAAGTGCGTGTGA
- the LOC133481432 gene encoding retinoschisin-like isoform X1, with product MEAGVRWAALLFLLILSQALTAVHSQEAAQEEEIPQVDEELQEEDQQIAETWTARNVQACTCDCEAVAPGSLPDTVAASPAPEPPRGSPPTCMPECPYHRALGFESGSVTSDQISCSHRDQYSSWYSSWVPNKARLNNQGFGCAWLSKYNDLHQWLQIDLREVGVVSGILTQGRCDSDEWITKYSVQYRTVEALNWVYYKDQTGNNRVFYGNSDRSSTVQNLLRPPIVARYIRLLPLGWHTRIAVRMELLMCMSKCV from the exons ATGGAGGCCGGCGTTCGTTGGGCCGCGCTCcttttcctcctcatcctctcgCAGG CGCTGACTGCTGTTCACTCtcagga GGCGGCGCAGGAAGAGGAGATCCCGCAGGTAGACGAGGAGCTGCAGGAGGAGGATCAGCAGATCGCGGAGACGTGGACCGCCAGGAACGTGCAAGCGTGCACGTGCGACTGTGAGGCCGTCGCGCCCGGCAGTCTCCCCGACACCGTCGCCGCCTCGCCGGCGCCAGAGCCGCCTCGAGGCAGCCCGCCGACTTGCATGCCAG AGTGTCCGTACCACAGAGCTCTGGGCTTCGAGTCCGGCTCGGTGACGTCGGACCAGATCAGCTGCTCCCACCGGGACCAGTACAGCAGCTGGTACTCGTCTTGGGTGCCCAACAAGGCTCGGCTCAACAACCAGGGCTTCGG GTGCGCGTGGCTGTCCAAGTACAACGACCTGCACCAGTGGCTGCAGATCGACCTGCGGGAAGTGGGCGTGGTCTCGGGCATCCTGACGCAGGGCCGCTGCGACTCGGACGAGTGGATCACCAAGTACAGCGTCCAGTACCGCACGGTGGAAGCGCTCAACTGGGTCTACTACAAAGACCAGACGGGAAACAACAGA GTGTTCTACGGGAATTCGGACCGCTCGTCCACGGTGCAGAACCTTCTGCGCCCGCCCATCGTGGCGCGCTACATCCGCCTGCTGCCGCTGGGTTGGCACACCCGCATCGCCGTCCGCATGGAGCTGCTCATGTGCATGAGCAAGTGCGTGTGA